From the genome of Lampris incognitus isolate fLamInc1 chromosome 17, fLamInc1.hap2, whole genome shotgun sequence:
ATTAGTTCCAGATGAGGAGCTTCCCCAACTGTTAAGACGGTCTTCaaggaatgtaaaaaaaaaagatgatgtcgaggagaaacagaaaaaaagtcTAGAGAAAGTGTCCGAGTGGCTGTCGAAAGTGCCACAGTTTATGGAAGAAAATTCTGAGCTTGGTGGAAAAACTAAAGACACTTTTGACTCTGAATTTCCTGCTTCTCTTAGTGAAAGCAGTTTTTCCTTCTCAACAGAATTAGCTGAGAAAGATAATAATGATATAAAGCCTGCAGTGTGTGCTAAAAGCCTTGAAGAGCAGGTGTTTGGGGCAGTCTACAAGCGAGAACGAAGGAGCAAGACCTTCTCGGCACAACCAGCAGTAGTGGTAGATCCACCTGCACCCTCCCTGCTTGAAGATACTCAGACACACAAAAGGAAGAATCCCAAAACGAGAAAGAAAAATATTCTCACTCCTACTGATTTTGTCAAAAAATCCTTCTCTGAGGGTGAAGAAGAAAGGACTGTGCCAGGGGAGGATCCGCCACAGGGAATAGAACATGAAAATAATACTGCCAATGGTACTTCAGCAAAACAGACATGTGCTGACTTAAATGACAGCTTTAAAGACACTAACACACATCAAAAAGACTTGGAAAAGTTGCTAGAGAAGGACCAAAATAAGAGAAAAGATGAAGCGGGCAATTCGGCGTTTGAAATTATGCCACATCGGCCAGATAGAAAGTCAGCAAAAACAATGCATAACATCATGCAGGATATTGATAGTGATCTGCAAGAACATGCTAAGGTACAGGTGAAATGCCCAGAAGGGAGGAGAACCTGCAGAAGGAAAAACCAAAAGGCCAAGCTGCATCAGGGCAAGTCTGCCAGAGTGCCTGAGCCCCTTGTTTTTGTTAGTGTTGGAGAAGGAGCATTCAGTCCTGATGAGACAGTCAAGGGTAGACCAAAGGTGGAGGAAGTCCAAGAACAAATTGAGAGCTTCCCTAGCAGTGAAGACCCCGAAACGCCAGTAATGAGGGGCACTAGGAGAAGTAGAAGACTTAAGCTCGTCATTGAGGAAGTTCAGGAGAGTGACGAGAGTCACAGAAGAAAAGCATGTTCCCCAAAACATGTGAAAGACAATGTACCTGCAACACACAATGAAGTAAAACAATTTGAGGAAGCCAAAGCAAGTACATCATATGCTATGGCGTTTTACCCAAACAGAAATCCTGCACAGGGTGCTAGAAGAAACGGCTGCATCTGTGATGAGGAGGACATAGGAGGAATTGAGTCTAGTGAGACTACAGCTACTAATTTAGCAGCAGCAGAAGCAGTTAAACCTTCTGAAGAGTCCATTGCTGAAGCTAATCCACCCCCAATTGACACTCTGCTTGAGAATGATCCATTAAAGACATCCGCTTGCCATGATAAGTGCGTTGAAATGCAGGAAGAGGAAGACAAGAATGACAGCGAGCTGGACCCAGAACAACTGGTCAAGAGCTTCAAAGTGGCGAAAAGGAGATCTTTCCTTCTTAGTAGTCCAGACGTGAAGAAGATTAGTCTTAGAAGTCTTAGTTCAGACAAAGAAAATCTACAGGGGGCTAAAACAGAGGAAAGCTGTGATGTTGGTTCTGAAACTGCAGCTGCAACCAATCAGGTTTTCAGAAACGTGAGGGAATGCTCTGTCTTCCACCGGCAAACATTAAGAAAAACTGAAAACTCATCTTGTAGTGATTTGTTCCCTCCTTCAAACGCACCCAGCAGTGAGCCAAACGTACCAAAACTTACACCTCAAATAGATTCAAAGGAAATTTTTGACAAATCGGATCAAATGATGGTTGATGAATCAATCGATGCAGGTGGGGAGACTCAGGATGATGCTttgatctgtctgtctgggaACACTGTTAGCAGTGCTCTCAGTCCAAACAAAGTGGCAAAAAGTCAAATAGAAAACATGCCTTCAGCACCTGAACCAGTAGAATCTCAATTACTCTTCACAGGCTctggtgtctctgctgaagatatGCCCTCAGTACCTTCAAAACATTCTCACATCATTGAAAAGCAACTAGACTGTACCATAAGTGAATTAGAAAAAATGAAGCAATTGGATGTCAAACCTAGAGTTTCATTGGACACTACAGCTGTCAATGACAGAGATTGTAATGAAAACTCAGTTGGACACATAAGTACAGAAGCCTCCCTAACTCCCGATGGCCTTGTATCACCAGCTGTTCAAAGAGTTCATCAAGCAGAGGCAAATGACCAGGGAAGTTGTGAGCTAAGTGGCCATTCCCTCATTAAATGCAATGCAAGGAGAAGGGGAAAATCTCAAAAGCTAGAATCATCTTCTGACTCGGAGGATGGTAGTGATGGGGAGGACCAACTGCCGCCTTTAGCGCTTATTTTTCAAACTTCTGCTATGGAACAGGAGTTGCTTGACCACCAAGCCCAGGATCCAGGAGGCTCCAAAAAAGCTAATAGATGTGAGGGCGCATGTGTTGCTGCTGATGCAGGGGAGGAGCAGAGCCATCTACCTGCATGCCCCGACCCTGACAGTGTTCATTCCAGCCAAGCCTCTGTGGACTTGTTTGGTACACCTGATGAATGTAAGTTGATTTTAATTGAATTGAACctgaatttgttttgttttttttaaattttatgatGTGTTTTTAGGGGCTTTATTTTAAGGAGAATGAATAATTCCTGAAACAAAAGGCAGCAAGGGCTGGCTTTATGCTAGATATTGGAGAGTAGCCAACAAACACTGTGGATGTGCCTTTTGGCAAGGCATTGAATCTGCTCTGTGGGTGCTGATTTGCCGTGGGTGTGCATACTGCACTTGTTTGTTTGGGAAATCCtgctgtgtatgtatgtatgtgtgtgtgtgtgtgtgtgtgtgtgtgtgtgtgtgtgtgtgtgtgtgtgtgtatgtgtgtgtgtgtgtgtgtgtgtgtgtgtgtgtggagactgaGGTGGGTCGCTGTCATGGATGAGAAAAAAATTCCATTGTTCACTATTTGGATGCAAGCCATCTGAGAGCTATTGAATTACATCTTATGCTTTGCAGATGACATGCCAATAGACTCATCACAATTCGAGAGTGAAGTCCTTGTTACACAGGTAAATATGATTATATTTGAGAATGATATATttacttgttttctttgtttatgCAGGAACGCACTTTCAGTTTTAATATATTACATGTACTTCAGATAATGAAAAACATCTGAACTACCTTAGGTTGATGTCGGAGTAAATAGGTTTTCCATCATGTCCAAGATTAGAAATTGTAACCCTTTGCTTGCTCAGCATTGTTTTCAATGCACTCATTGCTGCACTGATACATTATGGTCTATAGAGGGCAGCCACTGCATTTCTTTCTCCGTACTAAGGCGTCAGCTCTTGGATGACAGACTGCCCCACTCTGAAAAATGTCCCCCTCAGCAGCTTTTAAATTGCATTTCATTTATGTTGGAGGAAATGCCGAATGGAAGATGATTCTTGTTTTCTGACCCATCCATCTTCCAgtactctctctcctcctctctctctcttttctggctACTGTATTTGACTGGGAGGTTTTGGTTTAATGCTCTGGGCCTCAGAAAGGGCCCGGGTTTATGCATCTGAGCATACGGTGTTGacactgtggtgtgtgtgtttgttttaatttttgtttgttagttatagaggtgtgtgtgtgtgtgatgtgttggtgtgtgtatttgtgtgcacgcATGCCTCTGGGTGCCTGCTTGTTAGTCTGTGAAGATGTCGTTGATGTATAATCAATGCACAATGCTTTTTTATGCTGTAAACTCAATGGATTGAATACAACTGTCAATTTAGCTCCACAATAaatcactcttcctctctctcatgcacgcatacacacacacacccactcacacacacacaaatgcacacgacATCATTCTGCTGCTGGTTAAATGTGCAGTCATATGAGTTTTGTAATGAACTCAAGCAGAGCTCTCATAAATCTTGAGGATTTTACAAATCTAGATGATTTTGGCTACAGCTGGACACTACTAAccaccttcttcttctctctttgttTTCTCTGTCACTCAACTTTGGTCTCTATCACATCACTCCATTTCTTCTTCACTCACCCTGCCATATATTCTCCACAACAAGTGCTATCTGGCAGAAAATGTACCAAATTTATTATTGATTAACGACAAGCTGAGTGAAGTGCATCCTGGTCAGCTGGCAGTTGTTATTGTTTTTCACGAATCTGTTCGAGGCGCAAGATGTGTGTCCTGCTGTTTTGTGTTACCCTTGTATCATTGCAGCTATCATTTTCCACTAACTACATCCTCTTCCTCAAAGTATCCCATCAATGTACGACTTATGTCATTATGTCTGTCTTCCTCCCTGTGCTGCCTGTTGttttatgttttgtgtgtgtgtgtgtgtgtgtgtgtgtgtgtgtgtgtgtgtgtgtgtgtgtgtgtgtgtgtgttcaggaaaaGTTGGCAATGCAGGAGGACCTGGTGAGGTTGGAGAAGTTGATGGCTCTGGTAAAAGAGGCACTTCTGGAGAAGGAGGGTGGTTCTTCTTTGTCTGAAGTCCCTCAGGAAAAACCAGTGGCGCATGAGGGTAGGAAATCCACAGGTATGACAGTCAAGTAGGAAATAGGAAATCCACAGGTATGACAGTCTAGTAGGAAGTAGGAAATCCACAGGTATTGCAGTCTAGTAGGAAATCCACAGGTATGACAGTCAAGTAGGAAGTAGGAGATCCACAGGTATGATAGTCAAGTAGGAAGTAGGAAATCCACAGGTATTA
Proteins encoded in this window:
- the LOC130127120 gene encoding breast cancer type 1 susceptibility protein homolog, translating into METPKAEEVKKGIAVLWESLQCPICLDLMTIPVSTKCDHQFCKFCILKVLDTIKVKREANCPVCKIRITKRSLQDSPGFQRLIAGLQDMIRAYEQDTCSNYFTGLSLQRRQQNVTQEEDKELLHNGLSGGTSGTGLEDEENENHKSLQQSNSSTIAAKQGFAELMELEHSRPFKGQDSGLGDASLLENKNTRSNPTIYYEKPETEILEVVEKATSQPKIRSKRRLTQFMNPSSSLILVPDEELPQLLRRSSRNVKKKDDVEEKQKKSLEKVSEWLSKVPQFMEENSELGGKTKDTFDSEFPASLSESSFSFSTELAEKDNNDIKPAVCAKSLEEQVFGAVYKRERRSKTFSAQPAVVVDPPAPSLLEDTQTHKRKNPKTRKKNILTPTDFVKKSFSEGEEERTVPGEDPPQGIEHENNTANGTSAKQTCADLNDSFKDTNTHQKDLEKLLEKDQNKRKDEAGNSAFEIMPHRPDRKSAKTMHNIMQDIDSDLQEHAKVQVKCPEGRRTCRRKNQKAKLHQGKSARVPEPLVFVSVGEGAFSPDETVKGRPKVEEVQEQIESFPSSEDPETPVMRGTRRSRRLKLVIEEVQESDESHRRKACSPKHVKDNVPATHNEVKQFEEAKASTSYAMAFYPNRNPAQGARRNGCICDEEDIGGIESSETTATNLAAAEAVKPSEESIAEANPPPIDTLLENDPLKTSACHDKCVEMQEEEDKNDSELDPEQLVKSFKVAKRRSFLLSSPDVKKISLRSLSSDKENLQGAKTEESCDVGSETAAATNQVFRNVRECSVFHRQTLRKTENSSCSDLFPPSNAPSSEPNVPKLTPQIDSKEIFDKSDQMMVDESIDAGGETQDDALICLSGNTVSSALSPNKVAKSQIENMPSAPEPVESQLLFTGSGVSAEDMPSVPSKHSHIIEKQLDCTISELEKMKQLDVKPRVSLDTTAVNDRDCNENSVGHISTEASLTPDGLVSPAVQRVHQAEANDQGSCELSGHSLIKCNARRRGKSQKLESSSDSEDGSDGEDQLPPLALIFQTSAMEQELLDHQAQDPGGSKKANRCEGACVAADAGEEQSHLPACPDPDSVHSSQASVDLFGTPDEYDMPIDSSQFESEVLVTQEKLAMQEDLVRLEKLMALVKEALLEKEGGSSLSEVPQEKPVAHEGRKSTGHDLPTTSLSCKKGHSQSSDRKAAPDMGKDSSTVPPDLGESSGCRATQPSVPGHDSITEKAEKTARHSGLNVRYCGAGTPSTKQDNRETNATSAPAEQTPQRHTCGAKLVLVSSGLGSSEQAMVQKFAKRVGGHVVPQVTAEVTHIIMCTDGQLVCQRTLKYFLGIAGRKWVVSFQWISECFQQRKLLDESSFEVRGDVVNGSNHQGPMKARTTEDSNLLMRGYKIYFQGLFTDMTTDQMEWMVELCGAAVVKDPLLFSSERKSHQLVIVQPGPESPQSKYSALGRRAIVLRRGWLLDTVATYTLQNYDTYRL